A window of Lentibacillus sp. Marseille-P4043 contains these coding sequences:
- a CDS encoding aminotransferase class I/II-fold pyridoxal phosphate-dependent enzyme: MKRDQQHVPLYQKLTKFSETKPISFHVPGHKNGAVFPSYAKQSFAGLLSLDLTELTGLDDLHAPHGVIAEAEELAADFFGADHTFFLVGGSTAGNIAMILVACSAGEEIIVQRNSHKSIINGLELGGANPVFITPEYDQSVGRYTSPSIATLERALQQHSDAKAVVLTYPDYFGKTYNLKKMIELAHDYHIPVLVDEAHGVHFSLGAPFPLSALEMGADIVVQSAHKMAPAMTMSSYLHMNTERIAKERVAHYLQMLQSSSPSYPLMASLDIARSFLATITSVQIKAVKDSVNQVRGIFKSAKMWSLLPVAESDDFLKLTLHMKQGISGYEVACKFEQAGVYPELATHNQVLFIHGLQPFQQIEQLKKVVKSVDEQLKICESRATIDITNLFPQKVQMLELTYQLMNQLETKVLSFYKAVGNVAAEAIIPYPPGIPLILQGERITSEHILIIEQLIKQGVTIQHRDITNGIRVFNR, translated from the coding sequence ATGAAGAGAGATCAACAGCATGTACCGCTTTATCAAAAGTTAACGAAATTTAGTGAAACGAAACCAATTTCATTTCACGTTCCTGGACACAAAAATGGAGCTGTTTTTCCCAGTTATGCCAAGCAGTCTTTCGCTGGCCTTTTGTCACTGGACTTGACTGAATTAACTGGACTTGATGACCTACATGCACCACATGGAGTAATCGCTGAAGCGGAGGAGCTTGCGGCAGATTTTTTCGGGGCTGATCATACTTTTTTCCTTGTTGGAGGTAGTACAGCTGGAAATATAGCAATGATACTGGTGGCTTGCTCAGCTGGCGAAGAAATCATCGTACAACGTAATAGTCATAAATCAATCATTAACGGGTTAGAACTTGGTGGAGCAAATCCGGTCTTTATCACACCCGAATATGATCAGTCGGTGGGTCGTTATACTAGTCCAAGTATAGCTACACTTGAGCGGGCATTACAGCAACATTCCGATGCTAAAGCAGTTGTGTTAACCTATCCTGATTATTTTGGGAAGACGTATAACCTTAAAAAGATGATTGAGCTGGCACATGATTATCATATACCCGTACTAGTTGATGAGGCACATGGTGTACACTTTTCACTAGGGGCCCCATTTCCATTATCTGCTTTAGAAATGGGAGCAGATATTGTTGTTCAATCGGCACATAAAATGGCACCGGCAATGACGATGAGCTCGTATTTACATATGAATACAGAAAGAATTGCAAAGGAACGAGTAGCCCATTATTTGCAAATGCTGCAATCTAGTAGTCCATCCTATCCGCTAATGGCATCATTAGATATTGCCCGCTCATTTTTGGCAACGATTACTTCGGTCCAAATTAAGGCAGTGAAAGATAGTGTTAATCAAGTAAGAGGTATTTTTAAATCAGCAAAAATGTGGAGTCTATTACCAGTTGCGGAATCCGATGATTTTCTAAAATTAACGTTACATATGAAACAAGGAATTTCCGGTTATGAGGTTGCCTGTAAATTTGAACAAGCAGGTGTTTATCCGGAATTAGCGACACATAATCAGGTGTTGTTTATCCATGGACTTCAGCCATTTCAACAAATAGAGCAGTTGAAAAAAGTAGTGAAAAGCGTGGATGAACAATTAAAAATTTGCGAAAGTCGTGCTACAATAGATATAACAAACCTGTTTCCACAAAAAGTACAGATGTTGGAATTGACTTATCAATTAATGAATCAACTAGAGACAAAAGTCCTTTCATTTTATAAGGCAGTCGGTAATGTGGCAGCAGAAGCTATTATTCCATATCCACCTGGAATTCCGCTAATCCTACAGGGAGAGCGAATTACAAGTGAACATATACTGATAATTGAACAATTGATCAAGCAGGGTGTTACCATTCAACACCGTGATATAACAAATGGTATCCGTGTTTTTAATAGGTAA
- a CDS encoding cyclic-di-AMP receptor, with the protein MKLIIAVTQDKDSNRLVDALGEENFKTTKLATTGGFLKEGNTTLMIGCEDEYVDEALKIIRDNCSQREQMVAPISPMGGNADSYIPRPVKVEVGGATVFILPIESFFQF; encoded by the coding sequence ATGAAATTAATCATTGCTGTTACACAAGATAAAGACTCCAATCGTTTAGTTGATGCACTTGGTGAGGAAAATTTTAAAACGACCAAATTGGCTACAACGGGGGGCTTTTTGAAAGAAGGAAATACGACATTAATGATTGGTTGCGAAGATGAATATGTTGATGAAGCACTTAAGATTATTCGTGACAACTGCTCACAGCGGGAACAAATGGTAGCGCCGATATCACCAATGGGCGGGAATGCGGATTCGTACATTCCTAGACCAGTTAAAGTTGAAGTAGGTGGGGCTACAGTTTTCATCCTGCCAATTGAGTCATTCTTTCAATTTTAA
- the dnaX gene encoding DNA polymerase III subunit gamma/tau, with protein sequence MSYQALYRTWRPRTFVDVVGQEHITRTLQNAIVQQKFSHAYLFSGPRGTGKTSAAKIFAKTINCEHAPTKEPCNECAACRGIQDGSISDIIEMDAASNTSVEDIREIRDKVKYASSSVPYKVYIIDEVHMISVNAFNALLKTLEEPPKHVVFILATTEPHKIPLTIISRCQRFDFKPISNQSIVDRMKTITNAEGISVSQEALDTVALAAEGGMRDALSILDQAISYSEDSVELADVLAVTGGVSQQLLTDIVKAMHDREVQKALKLLDELIQRGKDPGRFVFDLIYFLRDLLLYQSAPTLEGILERAMIDDHFKQLAEQVNASWIQDAIIRLNQCQQEMKWSNSPKVFIEIAILTITNHNQEKNEAITTTNDSETVTKLTNRLEQLEKELKTLKETPTAPVNNTPQAEPRRTQPRQNKNSYKIPFEKIRHVLQDAEKSKLKQVQSEWAAFLNALKKTNAPAHATIQDSKPAAASDQALVVAFKYEIHCSLFLDHRETSESVLESVLGKQLTIIPIPDNNWQELRNEYVQKQEPATDQQAEEKSDPLVEEARKLFGDDLLEIHD encoded by the coding sequence ATGAGCTATCAAGCATTGTACCGTACATGGCGCCCAAGGACGTTTGTTGATGTGGTTGGACAAGAGCATATTACGAGAACACTGCAGAATGCGATTGTTCAGCAGAAGTTTTCGCATGCTTATTTATTTTCCGGACCACGTGGGACAGGAAAAACAAGCGCTGCGAAAATTTTTGCCAAAACGATTAACTGTGAGCATGCGCCGACAAAGGAACCATGTAATGAATGTGCCGCTTGCCGAGGTATTCAGGATGGTTCAATTTCTGATATTATCGAAATGGACGCTGCCTCGAATACGAGTGTGGAAGATATTCGGGAAATTCGCGATAAAGTAAAATATGCATCTAGTTCTGTACCTTATAAAGTGTACATTATTGATGAGGTTCATATGATATCGGTCAACGCGTTTAATGCTTTATTAAAGACATTAGAGGAACCTCCAAAGCATGTTGTGTTTATTTTAGCAACAACCGAGCCACACAAAATACCGCTAACCATTATATCCAGATGCCAGCGGTTTGACTTTAAGCCGATTTCAAATCAGTCTATTGTCGACCGGATGAAAACTATAACAAATGCAGAAGGAATCTCTGTTTCTCAGGAAGCATTGGACACGGTGGCACTTGCAGCTGAAGGTGGAATGCGTGATGCATTAAGTATTTTGGATCAAGCTATTTCCTATAGTGAAGATAGCGTGGAATTAGCGGATGTATTAGCAGTTACGGGTGGCGTATCCCAACAACTTTTAACGGATATTGTAAAAGCGATGCACGATCGTGAAGTCCAGAAAGCATTGAAATTGTTGGATGAGCTGATTCAACGAGGAAAAGACCCTGGACGCTTTGTTTTTGACTTGATTTATTTTCTACGTGATTTATTACTTTACCAAAGTGCGCCAACACTCGAGGGCATTCTGGAACGAGCGATGATTGATGATCATTTCAAACAACTAGCAGAGCAAGTAAATGCCAGCTGGATTCAAGATGCGATCATCCGACTAAATCAATGTCAGCAGGAAATGAAGTGGTCAAATAGCCCGAAAGTTTTCATCGAGATAGCCATTTTGACGATTACAAATCATAATCAAGAGAAAAATGAAGCAATCACAACAACGAATGATTCAGAAACAGTTACAAAACTTACAAATAGATTAGAGCAGTTGGAAAAAGAATTAAAAACATTAAAAGAAACACCAACGGCACCTGTAAACAACACACCACAAGCTGAACCAAGGCGGACTCAGCCAAGGCAAAACAAAAACAGCTATAAAATTCCGTTTGAAAAGATTCGCCATGTATTACAGGATGCAGAGAAATCAAAATTAAAACAAGTACAATCTGAGTGGGCTGCATTTTTAAATGCCTTGAAAAAAACAAACGCACCTGCACATGCAACAATTCAAGATAGTAAGCCGGCAGCAGCATCTGATCAAGCGCTTGTTGTAGCATTTAAATATGAGATACACTGTTCGCTTTTCCTTGATCACCGTGAAACAAGTGAGTCAGTGCTTGAAAGCGTACTAGGAAAACAGTTGACAATTATTCCGATTCCGGATAATAATTGGCAGGAATTACGCAATGAATATGTACAAAAACAAGAACCCGCAACAGACCAGCAAGCTGAAGAGAAAAGCGACCCATTAGTGGAAGAAGCAAGAAAACTTTTTGGCGATGATCTGCTGGAAATACATGATTAG
- a CDS encoding DUF5344 family protein, with product METEIKIEQNPIKQAISTLEGTALNFESSFPNEIDGENQLNLLDQLNQLNRGYASLIESYQLLILQHLRTTESSVESLIETDSILANYMTFK from the coding sequence ATGGAAACTGAAATTAAAATTGAACAAAATCCCATCAAACAAGCTATTTCAACACTGGAAGGGACTGCACTAAACTTTGAATCTTCCTTTCCGAATGAGATAGATGGCGAAAATCAACTCAATCTTTTGGACCAGCTAAATCAATTAAATCGCGGTTATGCATCTCTGATTGAGTCCTATCAGTTGCTAATCCTTCAGCATTTAAGAACAACGGAAAGTTCTGTTGAGTCCTTAATCGAAACAGACTCAATTCTAGCTAACTACATGACATTTAAATAG
- a CDS encoding YaaR family protein, which translates to MKISQEMRAQMDAATKNTRQNVDGKKSFDGIVQSQTQKLKQQEIQQLMKDITMQGDKLARFRSFRDLVKFKRMVKGFLRETVSSGLDLQKSHSFNLDGQSRKLAIIKTVDEKLIELTEEVMGQEKKTVDLLGLIGEIKGLLVNLYT; encoded by the coding sequence ATGAAAATCAGTCAGGAAATGCGGGCACAAATGGATGCTGCGACAAAAAATACGAGACAGAATGTAGACGGCAAAAAGTCGTTTGACGGTATTGTTCAGTCGCAAACGCAAAAGTTAAAGCAGCAAGAAATTCAGCAACTAATGAAAGATATTACCATGCAGGGAGATAAACTTGCCCGCTTTCGTTCATTTCGCGATTTGGTTAAATTCAAACGCATGGTAAAAGGGTTTTTGCGCGAAACCGTATCTAGCGGTCTTGATTTGCAGAAATCACACAGTTTTAATTTAGATGGCCAAAGCCGGAAGTTGGCAATCATAAAAACAGTCGACGAAAAGTTAATTGAACTAACGGAAGAAGTTATGGGTCAGGAAAAGAAGACAGTTGATCTGTTAGGACTTATTGGAGAAATTAAAGGATTACTAGTTAATTTATATACGTAA
- a CDS encoding YbaB/EbfC family nucleoid-associated protein, with product MKGNMGNMMKQMQKMQKKMMAAQDELYEMTFESSAGGGMVTVIANGKKEITDVQIKEEVVDPDDVEMLQDLILTATNDVIKQIDDKTNETMGQFTKGLNMPGGMF from the coding sequence ATGAAGGGAAATATGGGTAACATGATGAAGCAAATGCAAAAAATGCAAAAGAAGATGATGGCAGCACAAGATGAGCTTTATGAAATGACGTTTGAATCATCTGCTGGCGGTGGAATGGTCACCGTTATAGCAAATGGAAAGAAAGAAATTACCGATGTCCAAATTAAAGAAGAAGTTGTCGATCCAGATGATGTAGAAATGTTACAAGATTTAATTTTAACCGCAACAAATGATGTTATAAAACAGATTGATGACAAAACGAATGAAACAATGGGACAATTCACGAAAGGATTAAATATGCCTGGTGGAATGTTCTAG
- the holB gene encoding DNA polymerase III subunit delta' has protein sequence MKTWAEIMEIQPLAGKIITNSMKKDRISHAYLIHGERGTGKEAIALQLAKSLFCVHKDGVEPCQTCHACKRIESGNHPDVHWIEPEGQSIKKEQIDNLQKEFMYSGVESNRKVYIIKAADTLTLNAANRILKFLEEPSKETTAIMLTENSQSIIPTIRSRCQILDLRPLNPAHFQKQLLDSGISIENASLYSALTNNFDEAMHFDEDEWFRQARKLMIQLIEMLATDPGNVYLFIHNKWLPHFKERSEQEHGLDLLLLAFKDILMSHIDYEDAIVVFDKASNELENLVMAFSQEKVLSILHAILEAKQKLKQNVHPTLVMEQLTLQIQR, from the coding sequence ATGAAAACATGGGCTGAAATAATGGAAATTCAACCATTGGCAGGAAAAATAATTACAAACAGCATGAAGAAGGATCGTATTTCCCACGCCTATTTAATTCATGGGGAACGTGGAACGGGAAAGGAAGCCATCGCACTTCAGCTTGCGAAAAGTTTGTTCTGTGTTCACAAAGATGGTGTTGAACCTTGTCAAACATGTCATGCATGTAAACGGATTGAATCAGGAAATCATCCAGATGTACATTGGATTGAACCTGAGGGACAATCAATTAAGAAAGAACAAATTGATAATCTGCAAAAGGAATTCATGTATTCTGGAGTAGAATCCAATCGTAAAGTTTATATTATAAAGGCTGCTGATACTTTAACGTTAAATGCGGCAAATCGGATCTTAAAATTTCTCGAGGAACCAAGTAAGGAAACAACAGCAATCATGCTAACAGAAAACAGTCAATCGATTATTCCTACCATTCGTTCGCGCTGTCAAATACTTGATTTACGACCGCTAAACCCGGCTCATTTCCAAAAACAATTACTAGACTCTGGCATATCCATTGAAAATGCTAGTCTTTATAGTGCACTCACGAATAACTTTGATGAAGCAATGCATTTTGATGAGGATGAATGGTTTCGACAGGCGCGAAAATTAATGATACAATTAATAGAAATGCTTGCAACAGATCCGGGTAATGTTTACTTGTTTATTCATAACAAGTGGTTGCCTCATTTTAAGGAAAGAAGTGAGCAAGAACATGGGTTGGATTTGTTACTATTAGCCTTTAAGGATATTCTAATGTCCCATATTGACTATGAAGATGCAATTGTTGTATTTGATAAAGCAAGCAATGAATTGGAAAACCTCGTAATGGCTTTTTCACAGGAAAAGGTCTTGAGTATTTTACATGCCATTCTAGAGGCAAAACAAAAATTGAAGCAAAATGTCCATCCTACATTAGTAATGGAGCAGCTTACACTTCAAATACAGAGGTGA
- a CDS encoding YaaL family protein, with product MSKKVKRKDIDEQLLDSIFTLEHEWKQIRSLVEKSIEPLESSICKQKLAEAKYLFLLREARHRKVSAIRYN from the coding sequence ATGAGTAAAAAGGTAAAAAGAAAAGACATTGATGAACAGTTGTTAGATTCTATTTTTACGTTGGAGCATGAATGGAAGCAGATCCGTTCCCTCGTAGAAAAAAGTATCGAACCATTGGAATCAAGCATTTGTAAACAAAAACTTGCCGAAGCTAAATACTTATTTTTATTACGCGAGGCACGTCACCGGAAAGTTAGTGCAATTCGTTATAATTAA
- a CDS encoding sigma factor G inhibitor Gin: MKQTISMERCGICEEEKERGIHLYKLFICCECERNMIHTEPREEKYHYYLQKLKNMN; the protein is encoded by the coding sequence ATGAAACAAACTATTTCAATGGAACGCTGTGGTATATGTGAGGAAGAAAAAGAGAGAGGAATTCACTTATACAAATTATTTATCTGTTGTGAATGTGAACGAAACATGATTCACACAGAGCCAAGAGAAGAAAAGTATCATTATTATCTACAAAAATTAAAAAATATGAATTAA
- a CDS encoding pro-sigmaK processing inhibitor BofA family protein: MSSTVVITIMVALIVLLLIVGAPAKPMRFIAHSTVKLGIGVLFLFFANVFGGAIGLHIPINLFTTIVSGFLGLFGVASLAAIQLFIIP, translated from the coding sequence TTGAGCTCTACTGTAGTTATTACCATCATGGTTGCATTAATTGTTTTACTGCTTATTGTCGGTGCACCAGCGAAACCAATGCGTTTCATTGCCCATAGTACAGTTAAATTAGGGATTGGTGTACTGTTTCTGTTTTTCGCTAACGTTTTTGGTGGGGCAATCGGATTACACATTCCTATCAATCTATTTACGACCATTGTATCAGGATTCTTAGGATTGTTCGGCGTCGCTTCACTCGCTGCAATTCAGTTATTTATCATTCCATAA
- the recR gene encoding recombination mediator RecR, which produces MYYPEPISKLIDSFTKLPGIGPKTAVRLAFFVINMNDDDVMDFANSLVNAKRELTHCSICGHITDQDPCAICQDTSRDSSIICVVQDPKDVIAMEKMKEFHGKYHVLHGAISPMDGIGPEDINVPDLINRLKDEGVKELILATNPNIEGEATAMYISRLVKPSGIRTTRIAHGLPVGGDLEYADEVTLSKALEGRRDL; this is translated from the coding sequence ATGTATTATCCAGAGCCGATTTCCAAACTGATTGATAGCTTTACAAAATTGCCAGGAATCGGACCGAAAACAGCAGTCCGTCTGGCATTTTTTGTGATAAATATGAATGATGATGATGTAATGGATTTTGCTAATTCGTTAGTGAATGCTAAGCGTGAACTAACCCATTGCTCGATTTGCGGCCATATAACCGACCAAGATCCATGTGCAATTTGTCAAGATACTTCACGTGATTCATCGATTATTTGTGTTGTGCAGGATCCAAAAGACGTAATTGCAATGGAGAAAATGAAGGAATTTCATGGTAAGTACCATGTGTTGCATGGCGCTATTTCTCCAATGGACGGGATAGGACCTGAGGATATTAATGTTCCAGATTTAATTAATCGCTTAAAAGATGAAGGTGTAAAGGAATTAATATTGGCTACAAACCCGAATATTGAAGGGGAAGCAACGGCAATGTACATCTCGCGCCTTGTTAAACCATCTGGCATTCGTACAACCCGAATTGCTCATGGTTTACCTGTTGGTGGCGACTTGGAATATGCCGATGAGGTAACATTATCGAAAGCGTTAGAGGGAAGAAGAGATTTGTAG
- the tmk gene encoding dTMP kinase, producing MSGHFITFEGGEGAGKTTILQSLGKELQELGYNVVVTREPGGIEIAEKIRGIILDPANTKMDSRTEALLYAAARRQHFVEKVLPALDEGNIILCDRFIDSSLAYQGYARGIGMDEVLSINQFAIQDCMPNLTLFFNIEPKKGLQRIVANKNREKNRLDLETIHFHQQVYEAYQQLANKFPGRFTSINADQPLDQVEKEAKHTIISYLNQNNG from the coding sequence GTGAGTGGACATTTTATAACTTTTGAAGGTGGAGAAGGTGCTGGAAAGACAACCATTCTTCAATCGTTGGGAAAAGAATTGCAAGAATTAGGCTATAATGTCGTTGTCACAAGAGAACCAGGTGGCATTGAAATTGCGGAAAAAATTAGGGGTATCATTTTAGATCCGGCAAATACGAAAATGGACAGTCGAACCGAAGCATTATTATACGCAGCAGCACGTAGGCAGCATTTTGTAGAAAAAGTGTTACCAGCATTAGATGAAGGGAATATTATATTGTGTGATCGGTTTATTGATAGCAGCCTGGCATATCAAGGTTACGCACGAGGGATAGGAATGGATGAGGTATTATCAATTAATCAATTTGCCATTCAAGATTGTATGCCGAATTTGACGTTATTTTTTAATATTGAACCAAAAAAGGGATTACAACGCATAGTGGCGAATAAAAATAGAGAGAAGAATCGTTTAGATTTAGAAACGATTCATTTCCATCAACAAGTATATGAAGCATATCAACAGCTAGCAAATAAATTCCCAGGTCGTTTCACTTCGATCAATGCCGATCAGCCGCTTGATCAGGTGGAAAAAGAAGCAAAGCATACGATCATTTCCTATTTGAACCAAAATAATGGATAA
- a CDS encoding T7SS effector LXG polymorphic toxin, translated as MKTLDSASLHEGINATLQEIKHVQSKVTEMQKGVKGIIDLESYLKGRTGESIRSFYEGIHGPFLIYLYQSLTQYRQALEKLQQAVYSYEPDEEGFVREEFLDNDVQHGLDKARQVTEGLVDEANGIMASVADLVSLPTLDTEEFNSMVQKGKEKAKNDVEQLYDLDHEQTKSLNQVGEDQKLLDQYINEMTRTFASDYSITTFDALTALKLPSLPTILKEVYGEPVTKEEVKNDVEQLYDLDHEQTKSLNQVGEDQKLLDQYINEMTRTFASDYSITTFDALTALKLPSLPTILKEVYGEPVTKEEVEASLWTKIKEGTVEFGKGVVNTGKGAAIGVYDVGKDTLVGIGNTVMHPIETVDSMVNMVVNPVDTGKYISNALAESFERDMVNGDAESRSHWVTYALGTAVTTVFGTKGAGTVTKAGVATTKAGAKKATAAANDTVKNMDLSRFLPYAPQYQLAGGAKVPYNVVDGNYLKDQLILKAESLDKGSGGVKFTKELLSTKPKNSPIPGRWEQKGGKVEVDKNGTWVYTNKKGQSVSYPDGYPDFTPYMHPTIKPVEIEVAKPANRPLDYKKANQKVELSKDSDPPVPALNKPPLGYVWHHHQDGRTMMLVEEKIHKQFTHTGGVSTVNKK; from the coding sequence ATGAAGACCTTAGATTCCGCAAGTTTACATGAAGGGATCAATGCAACACTGCAGGAAATCAAACATGTTCAAAGTAAAGTAACAGAAATGCAAAAAGGCGTTAAAGGGATTATTGATTTAGAAAGTTATTTAAAAGGAAGGACAGGCGAATCAATCCGTTCCTTTTATGAAGGCATTCATGGACCCTTTTTAATCTATTTGTACCAGTCCTTAACCCAATACAGGCAAGCATTAGAAAAACTGCAACAAGCCGTATATTCTTATGAGCCGGATGAAGAAGGGTTTGTACGAGAGGAATTCCTGGACAATGACGTTCAACATGGATTGGATAAAGCGAGGCAGGTAACAGAAGGGTTAGTTGACGAAGCAAATGGGATCATGGCCAGCGTTGCTGATCTTGTCTCTTTACCCACACTCGACACAGAAGAATTTAACTCCATGGTACAAAAGGGAAAAGAGAAAGCGAAAAATGATGTGGAACAGCTGTATGATCTGGATCACGAACAAACAAAATCTTTAAATCAAGTAGGGGAAGATCAGAAACTACTCGATCAATACATAAATGAGATGACACGTACCTTTGCCTCTGATTATTCCATTACTACATTTGATGCATTGACAGCACTAAAGCTACCTTCCCTTCCTACTATTTTAAAGGAAGTATATGGAGAGCCTGTCACAAAGGAAGAGGTNAAAAATGATGTGGAACAGCTGTATGATCTGGATCACGAACAAACAAAATCTTTAAATCAAGTAGGGGAAGATCAGAAACTACTCGATCAATACATAAATGAGATGACACGTACCTTTGCCTCTGATTATTCCATTACTACATTTGATGCATTGACAGCACTAAAGCTACCTTCCCTTCCTACTATTTTAAAGGAAGTATATGGAGAGCCTGTCACAAAGGAAGAGGTAGAAGCAAGTTTATGGACCAAGATAAAAGAGGGCACTGTTGAATTCGGAAAAGGGGTAGTCAACACGGGGAAAGGTGCGGCAATTGGTGTTTATGATGTGGGGAAAGACACATTAGTTGGCATTGGAAACACCGTCATGCACCCGATTGAAACGGTGGATTCCATGGTGAATATGGTGGTTAATCCTGTCGATACCGGGAAATACATTAGTAATGCACTTGCAGAATCCTTTGAACGTGATATGGTAAATGGGGATGCAGAAAGCCGTTCACACTGGGTTACATATGCACTAGGTACTGCCGTTACAACCGTCTTTGGTACAAAAGGTGCTGGTACGGTAACAAAGGCAGGCGTGGCAACAACCAAAGCAGGTGCAAAAAAGGCTACAGCAGCGGCCAATGATACTGTGAAAAATATGGACCTGTCGCGGTTTTTACCTTATGCACCGCAGTATCAGCTGGCTGGGGGAGCTAAGGTACCTTATAATGTGGTGGATGGGAACTATTTGAAGGATCAGTTGATTTTGAAGGCGGAAAGTTTGGATAAGGGTAGTGGTGGAGTTAAGTTTACAAAAGAACTACTTAGTACTAAACCTAAAAATTCCCCTATCCCGGGTCGCTGGGAACAAAAAGGTGGGAAAGTAGAAGTGGATAAAAATGGAACTTGGGTATATACAAATAAGAAAGGGCAATCTGTAAGTTATCCGGACGGTTACCCTGATTTTACACCTTATATGCATCCTACAATAAAACCGGTGGAAATTGAGGTTGCTAAACCAGCAAATCGCCCACTCGATTATAAGAAGGCAAACCAAAAAGTAGAGTTAAGCAAAGACTCTGACCCGCCGGTTCCGGCACTTAACAAGCCACCTTTAGGTTATGTATGGCATCATCATCAGGATGGAAGAACAATGAT